One genomic segment of Mycolicibacterium gilvum includes these proteins:
- a CDS encoding IS110 family transposase, with protein sequence MSVHVAPVTSSTIVVAVDVGKTSALLSVTDASRHRLFGPSEFAMNRTGLAAVTAEATASIPLSGQVKVGVEAAGHYHRPVLDHRWPPGWEVLELNPAQVAEQRRVQGRRRIKTDVIDLEAITDLVLAGYGRSVSDRDVVIGEVSAWAVHRSRRTATRTATKNQLLGQLDRAFPGLTLALPDVLGTKIGRLVAAEFTDPARLAGLGVSRLIRFAATRDLQLRRPVAERLVAVARDALPTRDAVIARRILAADMALLADLDAQIDAAETELGSLLPRSPYATLTSVPGWGVVRVSNYAAALGDPQRWPGPRQIYRASGLSPVQYESAHKRRDGGISREGSVALRRALIDLGIGLWLSEPAAKTYAHELKDRGKHGGVVACALANRANRIAHALVRDHAVYEPTRWA encoded by the coding sequence GTGTCTGTGCATGTTGCTCCAGTCACGTCGTCCACGATTGTCGTTGCTGTCGATGTCGGCAAGACCTCGGCCCTGTTGTCGGTGACCGATGCGAGTCGCCATCGGTTGTTCGGGCCATCGGAGTTTGCGATGAACCGCACCGGTCTTGCGGCAGTCACCGCTGAGGCGACGGCCTCGATCCCGCTATCAGGGCAGGTCAAAGTCGGTGTGGAGGCCGCCGGTCACTATCACCGACCGGTGCTCGACCATCGCTGGCCGCCCGGGTGGGAAGTGTTGGAGCTCAATCCCGCCCAGGTCGCCGAGCAGCGTCGTGTGCAGGGGCGGCGCCGCATCAAGACCGACGTGATCGACCTGGAAGCGATCACCGATCTGGTGTTGGCCGGGTACGGGCGCTCGGTGAGCGATCGCGATGTCGTGATTGGTGAGGTGAGCGCCTGGGCGGTGCATCGGAGCCGGCGGACCGCGACGCGGACCGCAACGAAGAATCAGCTGCTCGGGCAACTGGACCGAGCGTTTCCCGGACTGACCTTGGCGCTGCCCGACGTGCTGGGAACCAAGATCGGCCGTTTGGTCGCCGCCGAGTTCACCGACCCTGCCCGTTTGGCCGGCCTGGGAGTCAGCCGGCTGATCCGTTTCGCCGCCACTCGCGACCTGCAACTGCGTCGACCGGTCGCCGAGCGTCTGGTCGCTGTGGCGCGCGATGCACTGCCGACGCGCGACGCGGTGATCGCCCGCCGAATCCTGGCCGCCGACATGGCCCTGTTGGCCGACCTGGACGCCCAGATTGATGCCGCCGAGACGGAGTTGGGGTCGCTGCTGCCGCGCAGCCCGTACGCGACATTGACTTCGGTACCGGGCTGGGGCGTGGTGCGGGTATCCAATTACGCTGCAGCCCTTGGTGACCCGCAACGATGGCCAGGGCCGCGACAAATCTACCGTGCATCGGGCCTCTCGCCGGTGCAGTACGAATCTGCCCACAAACGCCGCGATGGCGGCATCAGCCGTGAAGGCAGCGTCGCGTTGCGCCGCGCGTTGATCGACCTCGGTATCGGCCTGTGGCTCAGTGAACCGGCAGCCAAGACCTACGCCCACGAACTCAAAGACCGCGGCAAACACGGCGGCGTGGTGGCCTGCGCACTGGCCAACCGCGCCAACCGAATCGCTCACGCGCTCGTGCGTGACCACGCTGTCTACGAGCCAACCCGCTGGGCCTGA
- a CDS encoding aldo/keto reductase translates to MTSAAAIPTVTLNDDNTMPVIGLGVGELSDAETEQAVTAALEAGYRLIDTAAAYGNEAAVGRAIAASGVPRDELFVTTKLATEDAGFQSSQDALRASLERLGLDYVDLYLIHWPVSQQGKHVDSWGGLMKSKEVGLTRSIGVANFHGHHLDDIISLSFFTPAVNQIELHPLLNQAELRAVNAEHGIATEAYGPLGVGNLLSHSAVNAIAEAHGRTPAQVLIRWSLQLGNIVIPRSSSPERIRSNIDVFGFELSEEQMSTLNGLDDGTRFRPDPETYSGS, encoded by the coding sequence ATGACGTCGGCGGCAGCCATCCCCACCGTCACACTCAACGACGACAACACCATGCCGGTCATCGGCCTCGGTGTGGGCGAGTTGTCGGACGCAGAGACCGAGCAGGCCGTCACGGCCGCGCTGGAGGCCGGGTACCGGCTGATCGACACCGCCGCCGCATACGGCAACGAGGCCGCCGTCGGGCGCGCCATCGCGGCCTCCGGCGTACCGCGTGACGAGCTGTTCGTCACGACCAAGCTCGCCACCGAGGACGCCGGTTTCCAGTCCTCGCAGGACGCCCTCCGGGCAAGCCTCGAGCGGCTCGGTCTGGACTACGTGGACCTTTACCTCATCCACTGGCCGGTCAGCCAGCAGGGCAAACACGTCGACAGCTGGGGCGGGCTGATGAAGTCCAAGGAGGTCGGCCTGACCCGGTCGATCGGCGTCGCCAACTTCCACGGCCACCACCTCGACGACATCATCAGCCTCTCGTTCTTCACCCCGGCCGTGAACCAGATCGAACTGCACCCGCTGCTGAACCAGGCGGAGTTGCGCGCGGTGAACGCCGAACACGGCATCGCCACCGAGGCCTACGGACCACTCGGGGTGGGAAACCTGCTGAGTCACTCCGCGGTGAACGCAATCGCCGAGGCCCACGGCAGGACACCCGCGCAGGTGCTGATCCGGTGGAGCCTGCAACTCGGGAACATCGTCATCCCGCGCTCGTCGTCACCTGAGAGGATCAGGTCGAACATCGACGTGTTCGGCTTCGAACTGTCCGAGGAGCAGATGAGCACGCTCAACGGCCTCGACGACGGCACCCGGTTCCGGCCGGATCCCGAGACATACAGCGGGAGCTGA
- a CDS encoding DsbA family protein, whose translation MASKPKKNARYDLKAADRKRNLLIQIGLTAVVVIFAVALVLYIVGSADDKPTAGESRGIRVESTSVIKKEGTDEPKAVVSMYEDFLCPHCGAFEQQFGPTINKLVDAGAIAADYYMVGILDRPQNQNYPARAGGAAYCVADESIDAFKRFHAALYAQQPGETGSAYPDNARLIEIARQSGATGGVPECINKGTYVDMVGGLARATEIKSTPTVRINGEEYQYSTPDALVAKIKEIVGDVPGLEAAPPAPAPQPAPAS comes from the coding sequence GTGGCTTCCAAACCCAAGAAGAACGCGCGTTACGACCTCAAGGCCGCCGACCGCAAGCGCAACCTGCTGATCCAGATCGGCCTGACGGCCGTCGTCGTCATCTTCGCGGTCGCGTTGGTGCTCTACATCGTGGGTTCGGCGGACGACAAGCCGACCGCCGGCGAGTCGCGCGGCATACGGGTGGAGTCGACGAGCGTCATCAAGAAGGAAGGCACCGACGAGCCCAAGGCCGTCGTGAGCATGTACGAGGACTTCCTGTGCCCGCACTGCGGTGCGTTCGAGCAGCAGTTCGGTCCGACGATCAACAAGCTGGTCGACGCGGGCGCCATCGCCGCGGACTACTACATGGTCGGCATCCTCGATCGTCCGCAGAACCAGAACTACCCGGCACGCGCCGGTGGTGCCGCCTACTGCGTCGCCGACGAGTCCATCGACGCGTTCAAGCGTTTCCACGCCGCCCTCTACGCACAGCAGCCCGGCGAGACCGGTTCCGCCTACCCGGACAACGCCCGACTCATCGAGATCGCGCGCCAGTCCGGTGCGACCGGCGGAGTGCCCGAGTGCATCAACAAGGGGACCTACGTCGACATGGTCGGCGGACTCGCCCGGGCAACCGAGATCAAGTCGACGCCGACGGTCCGCATCAACGGTGAGGAATACCAGTACAGCACCCCTGACGCGCTGGTCGCCAAGATCAAGGAGATCGTCGGCGACGTGCCCGGTCTGGAAGCCGCGCCGCCGGCACCCGCCCCGCAACCCGCTCCCGCATCATGA
- a CDS encoding vitamin K epoxide reductase family protein: protein MTVTATDSVDHADPSADEATGVAVARGSALWVLIAGVVGLAAALTLTVEKIELLIDPDYIPSCSINPVLSCGSVMITPQASLFGFPNPLIGIVSFTVVVVTGVLALVKVSLPRWYWAGLAVATLLGTVFVHWLIFQSLYRIGALCPYCMVVWAVTIPLLVVATSVAVQAQRSGNAAVRLIYTWRWSLVTLWFTGVLLLILERFWNYWSTLI from the coding sequence ATGACCGTCACCGCGACCGACTCGGTAGATCACGCCGACCCGTCCGCCGACGAGGCGACGGGGGTCGCGGTTGCACGCGGTAGCGCACTGTGGGTGCTCATCGCCGGTGTCGTCGGCCTGGCCGCGGCCCTGACCCTCACGGTCGAGAAGATCGAGCTGCTCATCGATCCGGACTACATCCCGTCCTGCAGCATCAACCCGGTGCTGTCCTGCGGGTCGGTGATGATCACCCCGCAGGCGTCGCTGTTCGGCTTCCCGAACCCGCTGATCGGCATCGTGTCGTTCACGGTCGTCGTGGTCACCGGTGTTCTCGCCCTGGTCAAGGTCTCCCTGCCGCGCTGGTACTGGGCCGGTCTGGCCGTCGCGACACTGCTCGGCACGGTGTTCGTGCACTGGCTGATCTTCCAGAGCCTGTACCGCATCGGCGCTCTGTGCCCGTACTGCATGGTGGTGTGGGCCGTGACGATTCCGCTGCTGGTGGTGGCGACCTCCGTCGCCGTGCAGGCCCAGCGCAGCGGCAACGCCGCGGTCAGGTTGATCTACACCTGGCGGTGGTCGCTGGTCACGCTCTGGTTCACCGGCGTCCTGCTGCTGATCCTCGAGCGATTCTGGAACTACTGGTCGACCCTGATCTAG
- a CDS encoding alpha/beta hydrolase yields the protein MTDVAAGHTPETTPRVRTRPAGGAVEKLTNTLAGVTLRALPRIPDPVKRLLLGRRTITLDGNTLDTTLHLMLAGQRLMGIEGLVADDDVTVARAQLEVLAAAFKQHIPVAAVTNLTVPGAQGPLDARHYRTDEPDAALLVFFHGGGHVIGSLDSHDDLCREICRAGRIHVLSVDYRLAPEHKAPAGAQDAYSAYLWAREHAAELGADPERVAVGGDSAGGNLSAVLTQRARDEGAPLPALQVLLYPATEVGIQTRSQTLFSDGFFLTKRDMDWFMDHFLDGADVADTDPRVSPLRTDDMSGLPPALVVTAGFDPLRDEGRLYAEALREAGTPVDYREYGTVVHGFANFFPLGGDSATAMADVISAIRAHLTRAG from the coding sequence ATGACCGATGTCGCCGCGGGTCACACCCCCGAAACCACGCCCCGGGTGCGGACCCGGCCCGCCGGCGGTGCCGTCGAGAAGCTCACCAACACCCTGGCCGGTGTGACGTTGCGCGCTCTGCCGCGCATTCCCGACCCGGTCAAGCGGCTGCTGCTGGGCCGGCGAACGATCACCCTCGACGGCAACACCCTGGACACCACGCTGCATCTGATGCTCGCCGGGCAACGCCTCATGGGCATCGAAGGTCTCGTCGCCGACGACGACGTGACTGTCGCGAGAGCCCAGCTCGAGGTGCTCGCCGCCGCATTCAAGCAGCACATCCCGGTGGCCGCGGTGACCAACCTCACGGTGCCGGGGGCGCAGGGTCCCCTCGACGCGCGCCACTACCGGACCGACGAACCCGACGCCGCCCTGCTCGTCTTCTTCCACGGCGGCGGTCACGTCATCGGCAGCCTGGACTCCCACGACGACCTGTGCCGCGAGATCTGCCGGGCCGGACGGATCCACGTGCTCTCGGTCGACTACCGGCTGGCTCCCGAGCACAAGGCGCCCGCCGGCGCGCAGGACGCCTACTCGGCGTACCTGTGGGCCCGTGAGCACGCCGCCGAACTCGGCGCCGACCCGGAACGTGTCGCGGTCGGAGGGGACAGCGCCGGGGGCAATCTGTCGGCGGTGCTGACGCAGCGTGCCCGCGACGAAGGGGCACCCCTGCCCGCGCTGCAGGTGCTGCTGTACCCGGCCACCGAGGTCGGCATCCAGACCCGGTCGCAGACGTTGTTCTCCGACGGGTTCTTCCTGACCAAACGGGACATGGACTGGTTCATGGACCACTTCCTCGACGGCGCCGATGTCGCCGACACCGATCCCCGGGTGTCGCCGCTGCGGACCGACGACATGTCCGGACTGCCGCCGGCGCTGGTGGTGACCGCAGGGTTCGACCCGCTGCGTGACGAAGGGCGGCTCTACGCCGAGGCGCTGCGCGAGGCGGGCACACCCGTGGACTACCGCGAGTACGGCACCGTCGTCCACGGCTTCGCCAACTTCTTCCCGCTGGGCGGCGACAGCGCGACGGCGATGGCCGACGTCATCTCCGCGATCCGCGCCCATCTGACCCGCGCCGGCTAA